The Medicago truncatula cultivar Jemalong A17 chromosome 4, MtrunA17r5.0-ANR, whole genome shotgun sequence genome includes a region encoding these proteins:
- the LOC11440574 gene encoding anamorsin homolog isoform X2: MDAAKMYGAVLACTDEAVLPVSQVFDAIRELGNEGVEKLDPLVITSASSLSKFPVESSSVDLVVLIWKSLDFPIDQLTQEVLRVLKAGGTTLIHKSSQSAVGSGDKMIPDLENKLLLAGFSEIQALQSSVIKAKKPSWKIGSSFALKKFVKSSPKVQIDFDSDLIDKNSLLSEEDLKKPELPSGDCEIGPTRKACKNCSCGRAEEEEKVLKLGLTAEQINNPQSACGSCGLGDAFRCSTCPYKGLPAFKMGETMGEGAEYKSGLKKAKVLKALLEDPILADVPKNPTLEDVETLIGLELGSAMRITVLKLDTTSFDVILMNTATLKDLKLAIKKKVNYMEQSSMGHRHISWRSVWANYCLSFDNNKLLNDDDVLQNLGVRNNSQIHFVCRYIFVPYVMTKESRRHSKRRKHRFFHGLSKLS; this comes from the exons ATG GATGCTGCAAAGATGTACGGTGCTGTGTTGGCATGCACGGATGAAGCAGTTCTTCCTGTTAGTCAAGTGTTTGATGCGATTAGAGAACTTGGGAATGAAGGGGTTGAGAAATTGGATCCTCTTGTCATCACATCTGCATCATCACTCA GCAAGTTTCCAGTGGAATCTTCCTCTGTGGATTTGGTCGTTTTAATCTGGAAGTCTCTTGATTTTCCTATCGACCAACTGACTCAAGAAGTCCTCAGAGTGCTAAAAGCTGGTGGGACAACTCTTATTCACAAGTCCTCCCAATCTGCTGTGGGTTCAGGTGATAAG ATGATACCTGATCTTGAAAACAAGTTATTATTGGCAGGATTTTCAGAAATACAGGCTTTACAATCTTCTGTG ATCAAAGCTAAAAAGCCTTCATGGAAAATTGGTTCATCTTTTGCACTAAAGAAGTTTGTGAAAAGTTCACCCAAGGtgcaaattgattttgattcagATCTGATTGATAAAAATAGTCTTTTGTCTGAAGAAGATTTGAAGAAACCTGAACTGCCATCTG GGGATTGTGAAATCGGACCTACAAGAAAGGCCTGCAAAAATTGCTCATGTGGAAGGGCAGAAGAAGAGGAGAAAGTGTTGAAGTTAGGATTGACAGCAGAACAGATTAATAATCCTCAATCAGCTTGTGGCAGT TGTGGGTTAGGGGATGCGTTTAGGTGCAGTACCTGCCCTTACAAGGGACTGCCTGCCTTCAAAATGGGCGAGACG ATGGGAGAAGGTGCGGAATACAAGAGCGGTTTGAAGAAGGCGAAGGTGTTGAAAGCATTATTGGAGGATCCAATACTCGCAGATGTACCGAAGAATCCAACCCTGGAAGATGTGGAAACTCTCATTGGACTCGAATTGGGTAGTGCAATGCGAATTACAGTTTTGAAATTGGATACAACCTCGTTTGATGTGATTCTAATGAATACGGCAACGCTCAAGGATTTGAAACTTGCTATCAAGAAGAAGGTTAATTACATGGAACAATCTAGTATGGGTCACCGCCATATTTCTTG GAGAAGTGTTTGGGCTAATTATTGTTTGTCATTCGATAACAACAAGCTCCTTAACGATGATGATGTGCTTCAAAATTTGGGCGTTCGGAATAATTCTCAG ATACATTTTGTATGCAGATACATTTTTGTCCCGTATGTCATGACAAAAGAATCTAGAAGACACTCAAAAAGGAGAAAGCATCGGTTTTTTCATGGCCTTAGTAAGCTTTCCTGA
- the LOC11440574 gene encoding anamorsin homolog isoform X1, with product MSFHPFSHFQFTIRFTDAAKMYGAVLACTDEAVLPVSQVFDAIRELGNEGVEKLDPLVITSASSLSKFPVESSSVDLVVLIWKSLDFPIDQLTQEVLRVLKAGGTTLIHKSSQSAVGSGDKMIPDLENKLLLAGFSEIQALQSSVIKAKKPSWKIGSSFALKKFVKSSPKVQIDFDSDLIDKNSLLSEEDLKKPELPSGDCEIGPTRKACKNCSCGRAEEEEKVLKLGLTAEQINNPQSACGSCGLGDAFRCSTCPYKGLPAFKMGETMGEGAEYKSGLKKAKVLKALLEDPILADVPKNPTLEDVETLIGLELGSAMRITVLKLDTTSFDVILMNTATLKDLKLAIKKKVNYMEQSSMGHRHISWRSVWANYCLSFDNNKLLNDDDVLQNLGVRNNSQIHFVCRYIFVPYVMTKESRRHSKRRKHRFFHGLSKLS from the exons ATGTCTTTTCAtccattttctcattttcaattcACAATTCGTTTTACG GATGCTGCAAAGATGTACGGTGCTGTGTTGGCATGCACGGATGAAGCAGTTCTTCCTGTTAGTCAAGTGTTTGATGCGATTAGAGAACTTGGGAATGAAGGGGTTGAGAAATTGGATCCTCTTGTCATCACATCTGCATCATCACTCA GCAAGTTTCCAGTGGAATCTTCCTCTGTGGATTTGGTCGTTTTAATCTGGAAGTCTCTTGATTTTCCTATCGACCAACTGACTCAAGAAGTCCTCAGAGTGCTAAAAGCTGGTGGGACAACTCTTATTCACAAGTCCTCCCAATCTGCTGTGGGTTCAGGTGATAAG ATGATACCTGATCTTGAAAACAAGTTATTATTGGCAGGATTTTCAGAAATACAGGCTTTACAATCTTCTGTG ATCAAAGCTAAAAAGCCTTCATGGAAAATTGGTTCATCTTTTGCACTAAAGAAGTTTGTGAAAAGTTCACCCAAGGtgcaaattgattttgattcagATCTGATTGATAAAAATAGTCTTTTGTCTGAAGAAGATTTGAAGAAACCTGAACTGCCATCTG GGGATTGTGAAATCGGACCTACAAGAAAGGCCTGCAAAAATTGCTCATGTGGAAGGGCAGAAGAAGAGGAGAAAGTGTTGAAGTTAGGATTGACAGCAGAACAGATTAATAATCCTCAATCAGCTTGTGGCAGT TGTGGGTTAGGGGATGCGTTTAGGTGCAGTACCTGCCCTTACAAGGGACTGCCTGCCTTCAAAATGGGCGAGACG ATGGGAGAAGGTGCGGAATACAAGAGCGGTTTGAAGAAGGCGAAGGTGTTGAAAGCATTATTGGAGGATCCAATACTCGCAGATGTACCGAAGAATCCAACCCTGGAAGATGTGGAAACTCTCATTGGACTCGAATTGGGTAGTGCAATGCGAATTACAGTTTTGAAATTGGATACAACCTCGTTTGATGTGATTCTAATGAATACGGCAACGCTCAAGGATTTGAAACTTGCTATCAAGAAGAAGGTTAATTACATGGAACAATCTAGTATGGGTCACCGCCATATTTCTTG GAGAAGTGTTTGGGCTAATTATTGTTTGTCATTCGATAACAACAAGCTCCTTAACGATGATGATGTGCTTCAAAATTTGGGCGTTCGGAATAATTCTCAG ATACATTTTGTATGCAGATACATTTTTGTCCCGTATGTCATGACAAAAGAATCTAGAAGACACTCAAAAAGGAGAAAGCATCGGTTTTTTCATGGCCTTAGTAAGCTTTCCTGA
- the LOC11440574 gene encoding anamorsin homolog isoform X3, with protein sequence MSFHPFSHFQFTIRFTDAAKMYGAVLACTDEAVLPVSQVFDAIRELGNEGVEKLDPLVITSASSLSKFPVESSSVDLVVLIWKSLDFPIDQLTQEVLRVLKAGGTTLIHKSSQSAVGSGDKMIPDLENKLLLAGFSEIQALQSSVIKAKKPSWKIGSSFALKKFVKSSPKVQIDFDSDLIDKNSLLSEEDLKKPELPSGDCEIGPTRKACKNCSCGRAEEEEKVLKLGLTAEQINNPQSACGSCGLGDAFRCSTCPYKGLPAFKMGETMGEGAEYKSGLKKAKVLKALLEDPILADVPKNPTLEDVETLIGLELGSAMRITVLKLDTTSFDVILMNTATLKDLKLAIKKKVNYMEQSSMGHRHISWRSVWANYCLSFDNNKLLNDDDVLQNLGVRNNSQIHFCPVCHDKRI encoded by the exons ATGTCTTTTCAtccattttctcattttcaattcACAATTCGTTTTACG GATGCTGCAAAGATGTACGGTGCTGTGTTGGCATGCACGGATGAAGCAGTTCTTCCTGTTAGTCAAGTGTTTGATGCGATTAGAGAACTTGGGAATGAAGGGGTTGAGAAATTGGATCCTCTTGTCATCACATCTGCATCATCACTCA GCAAGTTTCCAGTGGAATCTTCCTCTGTGGATTTGGTCGTTTTAATCTGGAAGTCTCTTGATTTTCCTATCGACCAACTGACTCAAGAAGTCCTCAGAGTGCTAAAAGCTGGTGGGACAACTCTTATTCACAAGTCCTCCCAATCTGCTGTGGGTTCAGGTGATAAG ATGATACCTGATCTTGAAAACAAGTTATTATTGGCAGGATTTTCAGAAATACAGGCTTTACAATCTTCTGTG ATCAAAGCTAAAAAGCCTTCATGGAAAATTGGTTCATCTTTTGCACTAAAGAAGTTTGTGAAAAGTTCACCCAAGGtgcaaattgattttgattcagATCTGATTGATAAAAATAGTCTTTTGTCTGAAGAAGATTTGAAGAAACCTGAACTGCCATCTG GGGATTGTGAAATCGGACCTACAAGAAAGGCCTGCAAAAATTGCTCATGTGGAAGGGCAGAAGAAGAGGAGAAAGTGTTGAAGTTAGGATTGACAGCAGAACAGATTAATAATCCTCAATCAGCTTGTGGCAGT TGTGGGTTAGGGGATGCGTTTAGGTGCAGTACCTGCCCTTACAAGGGACTGCCTGCCTTCAAAATGGGCGAGACG ATGGGAGAAGGTGCGGAATACAAGAGCGGTTTGAAGAAGGCGAAGGTGTTGAAAGCATTATTGGAGGATCCAATACTCGCAGATGTACCGAAGAATCCAACCCTGGAAGATGTGGAAACTCTCATTGGACTCGAATTGGGTAGTGCAATGCGAATTACAGTTTTGAAATTGGATACAACCTCGTTTGATGTGATTCTAATGAATACGGCAACGCTCAAGGATTTGAAACTTGCTATCAAGAAGAAGGTTAATTACATGGAACAATCTAGTATGGGTCACCGCCATATTTCTTG GAGAAGTGTTTGGGCTAATTATTGTTTGTCATTCGATAACAACAAGCTCCTTAACGATGATGATGTGCTTCAAAATTTGGGCGTTCGGAATAATTCTCAG ATACATTTTTGTCCCGTATGTCATGACAAAAGAATCTAG